CATATTGCACCTTCTTGGGGAAAATTTGCGCTTGCGGGTAGAATGGACGATGTGGGTCTTTGAAACGACCAGACAGCTTCGAAGGCCGAGACGAGGTTGACTGCTGGTGGTGTCCAGTGTGTAGTGTTCTGGAGGCGACCATGGGATTGAAGAACTTCCGGCCATTGCCACCGGGACGGCTGAACTCAACGACGACCGGCTTGCCGTGTATTTCCTTACCGTTCATCTCTTTAACGGCCTTAGCGGCATCTCTAACATCAAAATACTCAACGAACCGTTGGTGCTTCTTCAATGGAGTCTCCCTAAATTCCTTCACGGGGCCTTACtccaaagaaaaaggtaaTCACTGAAGCGAAATAGGAAagggaaaaaacaaaaacacccCACCCCCCAcggaaaaaagaacaacaaaacaattaCTGTACAatcatcatcatgcatctGACATAGACCATAAAGTAGGGGAAGGAGTTGGCATCAGATATCATAACGAAACCCCCAAAAAAAAGTCCCCACCCAAACGAAtgggaaggaagaaaaattacCAAAACGCTCGAAGATTTCCTTGAGAGTAGAGGCGGAGACATCCAACTCCAAATTGAAAATAACGACGGTGCCTTGATTGTTCCAGTCCAATACGGCGGGGTTATTAGTCGGAATAACGAATTCGGCCCACACAGCACAGCCGCCGATTAGGGCACGAGCCAACCGCGGCGGCGTGTCGAAACTGTTCTGCGAAAACCAAGAATGTTGGTTGCGAAGTTGTTTTTGACGCATCGAATGTTGGTTCCGCATCTCTCGAAAGGCCTTTTCTGCATGCCTCAGATCGTAAAAATGAACGGTCAGGATTCCATCCCTGATTCTCTCCATCTGAACCCCTCTCACATCCCCAAACCATTCCAAATCCCTTCGCACCACTGGCTCGCTCACGTCACTAGGCACCGCACTCAGTAACAGCGACCGAGTCGGACACGACGACAACGGCTGAACCTGCGGCACCGCAATTTCCTCCACTGGAGTAACAAACACCGGATCAAAATTAACCGGAAAATTAGGGGAATACGTTATCACAGAATTGCTAAACGGTTCCACTTGCAGTTCGCTCATCGACGGTGGAAACGGAGCACCGAAGGAATAGTAAACATGGCAGACGGGCGGCCCAACAACAGGAGGCAGATTACTGAAGTTTCCGGGTCGGAACTCTCGAGCGGCCGGGTCCAAACTTCTCTGAAGCCGGATGACACCAGTTTCTCCCATGG
The nucleotide sequence above comes from Cucurbita pepo subsp. pepo cultivar mu-cu-16 chromosome LG11, ASM280686v2, whole genome shotgun sequence. Encoded proteins:
- the LOC111804899 gene encoding protein terminal ear1-like isoform X1, which produces MGETGVIRLQRSLDPAAREFRPGNFSNLPPVVGPPVCHVYYSFGAPFPPSMSELQVEPFSNSVITYSPNFPVNFDPVFVTPVEEIAVPQVQPLSSCPTRSLLLSAVPSDVSEPVVRRDLEWFGDVRGVQMERIRDGILTVHFYDLRHAEKAFREMRNQHSMRQKQLRNQHSWFSQNSFDTPPRLARALIGGCAVWAEFVIPTNNPAVLDWNNQGTVVIFNLELDVSASTLKEIFERFGPVKEFRETPLKKHQRFVEYFDVRDAAKAVKEMNGKEIHGKPVVVEFSRPGGNGRKFFNPMVASRTLHTGHHQQSTSSRPSKLSGRFKDPHRPFYPQAQIFPKKVQYVSGRSLNNADELMDKLQPLNCSGNTGNGIEIGASVDTSKGINAKKIMNKQSPTSSKQEAFSQPRINFRLRKNNFLKKSDPCFLISENAMDAEAPDCRESRTTVMIKNIPNKYNLKLLLKTLDKHCVKCNEEIGNDGKGLPLSSYDFVYLPIDFVNKCNVGYGFVNMTSPQGAWRLYKAFHLQAWQIFNSRKICQVTYARLQGLEALKEHFRNSKFPCEMEQYELPVVFSPPRDGIQLTEPLPVAGNMHDGDGEHACDATETTTDESSEAVVCEEGGKEEEGGNGKEEEADSSKRSEDW
- the LOC111804899 gene encoding protein terminal ear1-like isoform X2; the protein is MGETGVIRLQRSLDPAAREFRPGNFSNLPPVVGPPVCHVYYSFGAPFPPSMSELQVEPFSNSVITYSPNFPVNFDPVFVTPVEEIAVPQVQPLSSCPTRSLLLSAVPSDVSEPVVRRDLEWFGDVRGVQMERIRDGILTVHFYDLRHAEKAFREMRNQHSMRQKQLRNQHSWFSQNSFDTPPRLARALIGGCAVWAEFVIPTNNPAVLDWNNQGTVVIFNLELDVSASTLKEIFERFGPVKEFRETPLKKHQRFVEYFDVRDAAKAVKEMNGKEIHGKPVVVEFSRPGGNGRKFFNPMVASRTLHTGHHQQSTSSRPSKLSGRFKDPHRPFYPQAQIFPKKVQYVSGRSLNNADELMDKLQPLNCSGNTGNGIEIGASVDTSKGINAKKIMNKQSPTSSKQEAFSQPRINFRLRKNNFLKKSDPCFLISENAMDAEAPDCRESRTTVMIKNIPNKYNLKLLLKTLDKHCVKCNEEIGNDGKGLPLSSYDFVYLPIDFVNKCNVGYGFVNMTSPQGAWRLYKAFHLQAWQIFNSRKICQGLEALKEHFRNSKFPCEMEQYELPVVFSPPRDGIQLTEPLPVAGNMHDGDGEHACDATETTTDESSEAVVCEEGGKEEEGGNGKEEEADSSKRSEDW